The following proteins come from a genomic window of Nicotiana tomentosiformis chromosome 12, ASM39032v3, whole genome shotgun sequence:
- the LOC138902309 gene encoding uncharacterized protein, whose translation MAPYKALYGRQCRSPLDWFEPDEARLLGTDLVQDALEKVKVIQDRLRSAQSRQKSYADLKVHDVSFIVGEQVLLRVSPMKGVMRFGKKGKLSPRFIDPFEVLRRVGEVTYELALTPSLAGFHPVFHVFMLRENHGHRAHVLDFSSIQLDKELSYVEDPMAMLGRQVPKVEVKEHCFHEGSVEGSAG comes from the coding sequence atggcaccgtataaggctttgtatggtaggcagtgtcggtctccaCTGGATTGGTTCGAACCagacgaggctagattattgggtacagacttggttcaggatgctctagagaaggttaaggtgattcaggatcgacttcgctcagcccagtctagacagaagagttatgcggatctgAAGGTTCACGATGTCTCATTCATTGTTGGagagcaggtcttgctccgggtttcgcctatgaagggcgttatgagatttgggaagaagggaaagctgagcccaaggttcattgatccctttgaggtgttgcgacgtgttggggaggttacttatgagcttgccttgacTCCCAGTCTTGCAGGgtttcatccagtattccatgtttttatgctccggGAGAATCACGGTCACCgggctcatgtgttggatttcagctcaatccagttggacaaggaacTATCTTATGTTGAAGATCCAATGGCTATGTTGGGCAGGCAAGTTCctaaagttgaggtcaaagaacattgcttccatgaaggttcagtggaggggtcagccggttaa